ctcggtccagcacacagttttaatttgccgggaagtttcatatcagcgcacactctgctgcagagtgaaaatctcattctggaagcataactagttatgttatttgaggtatgtgcgtgagcaacatactgttggaaagagcaaacactcGAGGTTTGCATGGTTCTCGCTAGGTAGCAGTAGTGCGCGCTCACCTCAGTTCTATTAATAATTGTATCGGGACAAAAGAAAGCGTTGTGTGTTCTACATTTTCAGCAGTGCTGGTCAGAAacaactgttcagtgtgactttcgtactagatatGATGTGGACCCTCCTACAGCACACAGAATTAAACGCGGGCGTGAACAGTTGCGAGGAACagtttgtttgtgtaaaggcaaatcgccgagcCGTTCCCAAGTGTCTCATACAGACATCGAACGCgtctgccatagtttcacaaggactcCGCAGAAAacagttcgccgtgcagctcgacagattAACATGCCCCCTATGTTCGTCTGGCGAGTTTGCAtctacgtttacacatgaaaccatataaAATTCAAGGGCTTcaggctcttcgtgaaggtgacaaacaacaatgtgtggagttctgtaatttcgttcttggcaaggtggaagatgacagttttcttccacgctcagTGTTTGGTGACGAGGTTACATTCCATTTAAATCGAAAGGTGAAACGTCTAATACTAGAATATGCGGTACGGAAATACtacatgaagttgtacaatatgAGAGGGACGTAATGTGTTTTGAACAGTTTCACGACAAAAGGtgcatggtccatttttctttgccgggaGCACTGTTTACAAGAAGCACACATCTCGATACGcttaagaactttcttttcccacagttggcgACTGATGATCCGAACGGCTTCATTTAGCAAAAGGATGGAGCACAGCCACACTGGCATTTGGATGAACGGAAATTTTTAAGTCAAGGAAATACTGAACAATGAAACGGTCGCGCTGGACCAAATTATTCATCATTGCAttactggcctcccaggtcactGGACCTGACAGTTGGGGGTGTTTATTTCttgtggggtttataaaagactattTTTATGTGTcttcattaccaacaacaatgaatgaactgagtcaCCGCGTAACAGATCTTGTGGAACTGTAACTCAAGacttgctcgctgcagtgtgggaacaatttaatACAGCATTGGCATATGCAGTGCATCTATAGGGAGGCTtattaaacaaaatggttcaaatggctctgagcgctatgggacttaacatctaaactccttaaacctaactaacctaaggacatcacacacatccatgcccgaggcaggattcgaacctacgaccatagcggtcgcgcggttccagactgaagcgcctagaaccgctctgccgaaCCGGCCGGCTCTTATTgaacacctacactatgtgatcaagagtatccggacatctgactgaaaatgactttcaagttcgtagcgccgtccatcggtaatgctggaattcaatatgctgttggcccaccattaTCCTTCAtgggagcttccactctcgcaggcatacgttcaatcaggtgctggaacgttttttggagaacggcagcccattcttcagtgaGTACCGCACTGagaagatgtatcgatgtcggtcggtgaggcctggcacgaagtcggctttccaaaacatcccaaagctgttctatacgattcaggtcaggactctgtgccggctggtccatcacagggatgttattgtcgtgtaaccattccgccacaggccgtgcattgtgaatagCTACtctatcgcgttgaaagatgcaatcgccatccctgaattgctcttcaacagtgggaagcaagaaggtgcttaaaacatcaatgtaggcctgtgctgtgatagtgccacgcaaaacaacaaagggggcAAGccaccctccatgagaaacacgacaacaccataacaccaccgcctccgaatgttactgttggcactacacacgctagcagatgacattcaccgggcattcgccatacccacaccctgccatcggatcgccacattgtgtaccgtgattcatcactccatacaaagtttttccgctgttcaatcgtccaatgtttacgctccttataccaagtgaggcgtcgtttggcatttaccggcgtgatgtgtggcttatgagcagccgttcgaccatgaaatataAGTTTCCTCCCCTCTCGCCTaattgtcatggtacttgcagtggatcctgatgcagtttggaattcctgtgtgacggtctgggtagatgtctgcctattacacattacgaccctcttcaatgtcggcggtctctgtcagtcaacggacgaggacggcgtgaacgcttttgtgctgtacgtgtcccttcacgtttccacttcactatcacatctgaaacagtggacgtagAGATCTTTAGGAGTGTGAAAtttctcgcgcacagacgtatggcacaagtgacacccaaacatcCGACgacgctcgaagtccgtgagttccgtggagagctccattctgttctctcacgaagcctaatgactagtgaggtcgctgatctacatctacatctacatttatactccgcaagccacccaacggtgtgtggaggagtacctgacagtaggtggcagcacaatgcacctaatatgaaaaacgtatgtttttggtgctgtccggatacttttgatcaaatgctgtacatgaaagtaaaaaataaaaaaacctttttgagtttcccattcattaAAAAtccaaattcattgtatatgtttattagtttcagaaatataaacacgacaaatcggatgattctttatgATACATTCCGTTTTTTTCCCGCAATGGATCCACTATCAACTCCTAACAGTCCACTGTGATAACAGTCTTCGTCAAGAGCCTTGGTTAGCTTCAGTGGATTTAATGGACGACTTCATAGTAAGTTTCTGTCCAGAGCGACAAATTTATTCCATTTAGAATAATACTTATTGTGAAACTTTTCTCTGAATATTCATTCGACTTCCACGGCCCTGCATTTCGCTTCGCCATACATTACATGCAAGGCTGCAAACTCCTGTAAAGAGTAATTCTTCGACATCGATTAACTATTCATGAAAATGTTAACGGTTGTGAGCTGCGTCTTACAAAACTTTCCGCCTACTGGTGAGGTAACAACTCAGTAACTCATTTTAGCATTCTGTATTATGTTGAGCCAAAGGGCTTGGAACATTCGTACATGATGttcaaacaaaaaaatgtaaattaaaatgttaAACAGATAAACAGCTCAGTAATATATGGTGCGTCAAGATAACACCGGCAGTCTGGAATCCTTGCCAGGAAGTACATTATCCGGAGCTGTGAGACGTTCAAGTATAAGAATGATaccgtctggatagatgtctgcctattacacattacgaccctcttcaatcttTCGGATTGTGTTACGCATCAGTGCATTACCTCTTTTCATGtatgatttttttattgtttattaactaGCAACTTGGAGAGGAACCATTCAGCCAGGTATTTCATTGATGAATAATTAATTAATACataatcaattattattggttTCTCTGCCTTAAGCTTAATGCAATCAAATAGTATTTCGCACCACACgtggtttcgcttttatttatgaagcacctTCTGCAGTCATTCTAGAAAAATGGATACATAATACGTCTCTACATTTTGATATTTGTAGCTTAAAACCAGTGTTTCCTTATAAGATTGGCGAACTATTTTCTTAGTGTGTTTCTGCGTCTTTGCAAGCTACTGTTTATTCTCCGTTGTTAGCGGAGGGTGAGGTCGAAATAAACTTGGCTGCATGTTCACTATTGTCAGTTTTTCACCCTTTTTGATCCCACATTGTCTTTCGCAGCTTGGTCTAATTTCCACTTCATCACGCTTATATAAGACTTCACAGGACTAACAGTTATATAGTTTCACGTGTTCAGCACTCAAAAGAGTATGTATGCTTATTCATTTGTTTTCTACGTACATTGTGAGTGTTGGTAACCTGTGAATGCATTCCTTTTTCGTAACCATATGTCTAAGTGGGAAACGTTCACATAGGATGAGGGGGTACCTTAAAATCCTTGAAAACGGTGCACTCactggtcaatgttattgtgacattgtactccttCCTACGAGCGttctttcaggggtgcattcggccctgacttcacatTTATGAACGACTAGGCGCGACCGCATCAAACACCACAGTTGGAGCAGCTCTTGGAGCAAGACGATATTGGGCCAAAGGAATGGCCTGTCCCTATACCCTAGTTAAACGACATCGAGCACGCAAGGGGCGCGTTGGGGAGACAAccgcagcacatccacatgcaccaacgaccatcccaaCCGCTGGCAACCGCGCTGTTACGGAATTAGGGAAATAGAACGCCCGTCCAAGAActgcttaccaaccttgtggccagcatggaagcAATTTTGAGAACACAGACtcacgtccgtggtgatcacacacgttGTTAAGAACGATGTCACGCCTTTTGCAATGTCCAGTGGTCTCCAGTGTCATTATCGTCTTTGAAAAAAGTACCTTCCGTACAGTACTGGAACTGTTGTTTTACCTATTATCTAAGATTGAGCGAGCTATGGTAACTGATAGTATcagatcatgcgaaagttactttcgtccttaagtttggcAAAACAGTGTATAATTTTTAGGTCTCCTAAATTTAAGGTGCGAAGTGAGAAGAACCTGATACTGTCATATGGTGTGTTTTCCTAGTGCATACCAACGGTGTTGTCAAAGAAAACTGCTGTATTCCTTCATAGTGAATGACCACTGTGCAAGACCGCTTCTACATTGGAAGTTTCTCTCAAATTAAAAACGATTAGTGACTTGCTGTGAAACATAAGGACTGGAAAAATTTGTCTTCTTTTGAACAATACGTGATTATGATTGCCGAAGTTTCGTTGGCCCGTCTTCAAGTACTGTCGTTCCTCACTGACTATTGCTTTGCTTTAAAGATCATGTCAGATGATCGAGGATGTTAAACGACGACGGTGTTTTCTTCTTTCCTTCAGCGTCGCTGGCATACGCTTCCCACGGGTCCTTCTCGGGCTGGTCCGGTACGACTGTTCCAATCCTTCAGTCCGAGGATTCGCCGATTCCAATCACCGCAGACGAGGGCTCGTGGCTCGCGTCCGTCAACTCGCTGACCATGCCGGTGTCCATATTCGCCACCGGCTACCTCGTAGACGTGCTGGGGCGGAAGAAACTGCTGCTACTCAGCGCTGTTCCGCTCCTCGCCTGGTGGCTGATAGTCGCTTTCGCAGACTCCTTCGGGATGCTCCTCGCCGGCAGAATCGTAGGGAGCCTGGGCGGCGGTATCGTCCTCACGGTGATACCGATGTACCTCGGCGAGATCGCCGACACTGACATACGCGGCACGTCGGTAGCAATCCACTCAGTGCTGCTGCAGGGCGGTAGTCTCTTCAGTTACTGCATAGGGCCCTACGTGTCTGTTACGACGGCCGCCTTTATCTGCTGTTCTCTTCCCGTCTTTTTCGTCATCACCTTCATctggatgccagaatctccgtaCTTCTTCCTGATTCGCAACAGGGAACAAGAAGCAGTCAAGTCACTCACAAGGCTGAAGGGACAATTAGATCCACAGGAGCTGGACTCAGAACTGGTGGAAATGCGCAAGACACTACGTCGCAAGCAAGAAACTAAAGGGAAGCTGAAAGATGTGTTGGTCGTACCGGTGCATCGCAGAACTTTATTGTTAATGGTAGGATTCATTGTCTTGCGCATGTCCAGTGGATCGGTGGCGTTTTCGGCCTATACGACGCAAATATTTGAGCGCAGCGGAAGCGGCCTCGACGCAGACATATCTTCCATCGTTCTCGTGTCCGTCCAGTTGCTGGCGAGCCTCGGGGCGTCGCTC
The Schistocerca gregaria isolate iqSchGreg1 chromosome 1, iqSchGreg1.2, whole genome shotgun sequence genome window above contains:
- the LOC126267331 gene encoding facilitated trehalose transporter Tret1-like, producing the protein MLNDDGVFFFPSASLAYASHGSFSGWSGTTVPILQSEDSPIPITADEGSWLASVNSLTMPVSIFATGYLVDVLGRKKLLLLSAVPLLAWWLIVAFADSFGMLLAGRIVGSLGGGIVLTVIPMYLGEIADTDIRGTSVAIHSVLLQGGSLFSYCIGPYVSVTTAAFICCSLPVFFVITFIWMPESPYFFLIRNREQEAVKSLTRLKGQLDPQELDSELVEMRKTLRRKQETKGKLKDVLVVPVHRRTLLLMVGFIVLRMSSGSVAFSAYTTQIFERSGSGLDADISSIVLVSVQLLASLGASLIIDRIGRRTLCIVSFVLCAVCLVAEGTYFYLDELQGDVDAALDWVPLAAMIGYHFSYDIGAGAVLYPLIGEIYHLSVKAVATSINTTIVSLYGFFLKKMFQVVSDSVGAYWSFWGFAVLNLCATMYTYFLMPETKGKTFVQINEEMDARVNRRTAKVPTHTEKSALG